The bacterium region GGGGCCCGCGAAAACCTTCGAGCTCTCCTGTCCCGACCTGCCGGCGCCGCTCCATCTGGCTTGGGGCCTGCTGCGCTATCGGGGGCTGAGCTTCCGCGACAAGCGGGGCATGGCCCGGCTGATGAGCTTGGCCAAGAAGAGCGCCGGCGCCGCCGCGCTGGACGCCCAATCGATCGAGGAGCTGCTTCGCCAGACCGGCCAAACCGAAGCGGCCATCCGCAAATTCTGGGAGCCTTTGGCCTTGGCGACGGTCAACGAACGGCTGGACTTGGCCAGCGCCCGGCTTTTCGTCGAGGTGCTGCGCCGGGCTTTGCTCTCGAGCAAGGCCGATTCGCGGTTGGTCCTCTCCAAGGTCGGCTTGAGCGAGCTCTACGCCAATCCGGCCCAGCGTTTCTTCGAAGAGGCCGGGGTGCCGATCCATTTCAATACCCAGGTTTTAGCGATTCGCCGCGAAGGAGCTCGCTTTCGAGTCGAAACCAATCGGGGAGCGGGGCTAAAGCCCCTTGCTACCGGTTCAGAAACTGTAGCAAGGGGCTTTAGCCCCGCCGAATCCAAAGAAAGCTATTTAACCGACAAGATCCTCTTCGCGGTCCCACCCAACGCCGCCGCCAAGATCC contains the following coding sequences:
- the hpnE gene encoding hydroxysqualene dehydroxylase HpnE, with protein sequence GPAKTFELSCPDLPAPLHLAWGLLRYRGLSFRDKRGMARLMSLAKKSAGAAALDAQSIEELLRQTGQTEAAIRKFWEPLALATVNERLDLASARLFVEVLRRALLSSKADSRLVLSKVGLSELYANPAQRFFEEAGVPIHFNTQVLAIRREGARFRVETNRGAGLKPLATGSETVARGFSPAESKESYLTDKILFAVPPNAAAKILRESGDALPALLAELHRFGSAPIVSINLWYENFRPRHRMLGLVDSPIHWVFDKAKILTGENPQHVTLVVSGAHALAGESKENLLALAGRELQKFYPELEGRSPRHGQVVKELEATFSARKGLGSYRPGPRSADPGIFLAGDWTDTGLPATIEGAVLSGHKAAAAILES